From a region of the Candidatus Eremiobacterota bacterium genome:
- a CDS encoding FAD-dependent oxidoreductase has product MGGGLAGVTASIACAGEGRSVLIVERQSFLGGHAASFCCKAAEKCLECGLCAAMGRFRSLAGNRLVEKLFCSEVSSFSGEMPPFSAEITVRQNPVDPLECTSCGLCEAECPAGAVTRNHEAIPPQFYVIDGVKCLRSAGESCSRCADLCPAKCIDFSRTSKIVEVNPRAVILAAGYDSLDALSLPQYGYGSIEGVITAHELEGLLASQGELSMAGPEGRPRRIAFIQCAGSRNPHKGRDYCSTVCCPYALRLARMIRHRDPAAEVTVFYIDLQPVGKSHGAFIEGCRGDEKLRLLKALPARLSPVTGGVSIEYEEMAKGTNVVEQFDLVVLSTGITPSGGNHLLESLYGISLTRDGFIKTLEDGSTGREGVFAAGSSTAPMDMEGTIISASAAAARVISYLGGERN; this is encoded by the coding sequence ATCGGCGGCGGCCTTGCCGGCGTGACGGCATCCATTGCGTGCGCCGGGGAGGGCCGCAGCGTGCTCATTGTTGAGCGCCAGTCCTTTCTCGGGGGGCACGCGGCGTCTTTCTGCTGCAAAGCGGCGGAGAAATGCCTGGAATGCGGCCTCTGTGCCGCAATGGGCCGCTTCAGGAGCCTTGCCGGGAACAGGCTTGTTGAAAAGCTTTTCTGCTCCGAGGTGAGCAGCTTTTCCGGAGAGATGCCGCCTTTCTCCGCCGAGATAACGGTGAGGCAGAATCCGGTTGATCCTCTTGAGTGCACCTCATGCGGGCTTTGTGAAGCCGAATGCCCCGCCGGGGCCGTCACGAGGAATCATGAAGCCATCCCGCCTCAGTTCTATGTCATTGACGGGGTGAAATGCCTGAGGAGCGCCGGTGAGTCCTGCTCACGATGCGCAGATCTCTGCCCTGCGAAGTGCATAGATTTCTCAAGGACCTCAAAGATCGTGGAAGTGAATCCCAGGGCTGTTATCCTTGCGGCAGGCTATGACTCTCTCGATGCCCTCTCGCTTCCGCAGTACGGATACGGCAGCATTGAGGGAGTAATCACGGCCCATGAGCTTGAGGGCCTCTTAGCATCACAGGGGGAGCTTTCAATGGCTGGCCCTGAAGGCAGGCCCCGCCGGATCGCCTTCATACAGTGCGCGGGCAGCAGAAATCCCCACAAGGGAAGGGATTACTGCTCCACCGTCTGCTGCCCCTATGCCCTGCGCCTGGCAAGGATGATACGCCACAGGGATCCCGCCGCTGAAGTCACAGTATTTTACATTGACCTGCAGCCCGTGGGAAAAAGTCATGGCGCCTTTATCGAGGGGTGCCGCGGCGATGAGAAGCTCAGGCTCCTGAAAGCCCTCCCTGCAAGACTCAGCCCTGTCACCGGCGGCGTTTCCATAGAATATGAGGAAATGGCGAAAGGCACAAACGTGGTTGAACAATTTGACCTCGTGGTGCTCTCTACGGGCATCACCCCGTCGGGGGGAAATCACCTCTTGGAGTCCCTTTACGGGATCTCCCTCACCAGGGACGGATTCATAAAGACTCTTGAAGACGGCTCTACGGGAAGGGAAGGAGTTTTTGCCGCCGGATCGTCCACCGCTCCCATGGACATGGAAGGGACCATCATAAGCGCCTCTGCGGCAGCGGCCCGCGTCATCTCGTACCTTGGAGGGGAACGGAATTGA
- a CDS encoding hydrogenase iron-sulfur subunit codes for MITPVVAFCCENSAYLAADACGSLRIGLHPDIVMVRVPCIGSVKEIDILRELEEGARGVVLAGCHKDACHHLQGTCRAEKRVEGLGALLRECGIDSGRVRYFAVSPREARTFAAMTGEFAWNLTRGNNEHEPGE; via the coding sequence TTGATAACTCCCGTGGTAGCTTTCTGTTGTGAGAATTCTGCCTACCTGGCCGCCGATGCATGCGGGAGCCTCAGGATTGGGCTTCATCCGGATATCGTCATGGTGAGGGTTCCCTGCATCGGCTCCGTGAAAGAGATTGACATACTGAGGGAGCTTGAGGAAGGCGCCCGGGGGGTGGTCCTCGCGGGATGCCATAAGGATGCCTGCCACCATCTGCAGGGCACATGCCGCGCGGAAAAGAGGGTGGAAGGTCTTGGGGCTCTCCTCAGGGAGTGCGGCATCGATTCCGGGCGGGTCAGGTATTTTGCCGTCTCGCCCCGGGAAGCCCGGACCTTCGCCGCGATGACCGGTGAATTCGCCTGGAATCTGACAAGGGGGAACAATGAACATGAACCTGGAGAGTAA
- a CDS encoding methylenetetrahydrofolate reductase C-terminal domain-containing protein has translation MIIAKRKPLEEILSMIEPYKKVLVAGCNGCVAICLAGGEKEVGILASALRLARRQKKQELLTVELTIERQCEHEFIDALTKPVSECEAVISMACGIGVQALAERFRDRWVFPGVNTEFLGMPVEQGVWNEYCAACGNCLLGITGGICPVARCSKSLLNGPCGGTEKGKCEVDREHIECAWHLIYERLKEKGRLDILDELQKPRDWSTSRDGGVRRIVREDMRL, from the coding sequence GTGATAATCGCGAAAAGAAAGCCCCTTGAAGAGATCCTGTCCATGATAGAGCCTTATAAGAAAGTGCTCGTGGCAGGGTGCAACGGCTGCGTTGCCATCTGCCTGGCCGGCGGCGAGAAGGAGGTGGGTATCCTGGCCTCTGCGCTCCGCCTTGCCCGCAGGCAGAAAAAGCAAGAACTGTTGACGGTGGAGCTCACCATCGAACGGCAGTGCGAGCATGAATTCATAGATGCCCTCACGAAGCCTGTCTCCGAATGCGAGGCTGTCATCTCCATGGCCTGCGGCATCGGTGTCCAGGCCCTGGCGGAGCGTTTCAGGGACCGCTGGGTCTTCCCCGGCGTGAATACCGAGTTCCTGGGGATGCCTGTGGAGCAGGGCGTCTGGAACGAGTATTGCGCGGCCTGCGGGAACTGCCTCCTGGGGATAACGGGCGGGATCTGCCCCGTGGCACGGTGCTCCAAAAGCCTGCTTAACGGGCCATGCGGGGGCACTGAGAAGGGGAAGTGCGAGGTGGACAGGGAGCACATTGAGTGCGCCTGGCACCTCATTTACGAGAGACTCAAGGAAAAAGGGCGCCTCGATATTCTCGACGAGCTGCAGAAGCCCAGGGACTGGAGCACCAGCCGCGACGGCGGTGTAAGGCGCATTGTGAGGGAGGACATGAGACTATGA
- a CDS encoding methylenetetrahydrofolate reductase, which yields MKAGSTLEKVLKEGHKAVTVELGPPKSANAAVIEKKAGILKGCADAVNITDNQTAVVRMSSLASSVIALRLGLEPVLQMVTRDRNRIALQSDVLGAAALGIKNILVLSGDHQKFGNHGGAKNVFDIDSIQLLSVLRTMRDEKKFQSGDVMKVEPRLFLGAACNPFADPLELSVMRLAKKVRAGADFIQTQAVFDLERFREFMKEVCARGLHEQTAILAGVVPLKSVKAALHMRDNVAGVGMPDCVIKRMEGASDQKEEGKALALETIREVLAVPGVRGLHLMAIEWEEAVPELVEKAGLLPRPTVSQESPGR from the coding sequence ATGAAGGCAGGGAGCACCCTTGAGAAGGTTCTGAAAGAGGGGCACAAGGCAGTCACTGTCGAGCTCGGCCCCCCGAAGAGCGCCAATGCCGCCGTGATAGAGAAGAAAGCGGGCATCCTGAAAGGTTGTGCCGATGCGGTGAACATCACAGACAACCAGACGGCCGTGGTGAGGATGTCAAGCCTGGCCTCATCGGTGATAGCCCTCAGGCTGGGCCTGGAGCCTGTGCTCCAGATGGTGACGAGGGACCGCAACAGGATAGCCCTCCAGAGCGACGTGCTCGGCGCCGCGGCGCTGGGGATAAAAAATATCCTGGTCCTCTCGGGAGATCACCAGAAATTCGGGAATCATGGGGGGGCAAAAAACGTATTTGATATAGACTCGATACAGCTGCTCTCCGTGTTGAGGACCATGCGTGACGAGAAAAAATTTCAGAGCGGCGACGTGATGAAAGTGGAGCCCAGGCTTTTCCTGGGGGCGGCCTGCAATCCCTTTGCCGATCCGCTTGAGCTCTCGGTGATGAGGCTCGCAAAAAAGGTGAGAGCCGGCGCCGATTTCATCCAGACACAGGCTGTCTTTGACCTGGAGCGCTTCAGGGAGTTCATGAAAGAAGTCTGCGCCAGGGGCCTTCATGAGCAGACGGCTATCCTGGCCGGCGTGGTGCCTCTCAAATCGGTCAAAGCGGCCCTCCATATGAGAGACAATGTGGCCGGCGTAGGGATGCCCGACTGCGTGATAAAAAGGATGGAGGGGGCCTCCGATCAGAAGGAAGAGGGGAAGGCACTTGCCCTTGAGACCATCAGGGAAGTGCTTGCGGTGCCCGGAGTGAGAGGCCTGCACCTCATGGCCATAGAATGGGAAGAGGCGGTGCCTGAGCTCGTGGAGAAGGCTGGGCTTCTGCCAAGGCCGACTGTTTCCCAGGAAAGCCCCGGCAGGTAG
- a CDS encoding 4Fe-4S dicluster domain-containing protein: MELFIDLEKCDRAFAGEVASMPGGEAVRRCFHCGCCAAGCPVREIEEAYNPRSIIRKIVLGLREEVLRSDFIWLCSACYNCQERCPQEVRITDLMVVLRNMAVKCGFIHPSFRKQVELLAGTGRLYEIEDFDNKKRKKSALPMLRKEFPEVRAILEKSGIMAMVFPKEAGKAEEGKKLPQEDERGPS; this comes from the coding sequence GTGGAGCTCTTTATAGATCTTGAAAAATGCGACAGGGCCTTTGCAGGCGAGGTGGCATCCATGCCGGGAGGCGAGGCGGTGAGGAGATGTTTTCACTGCGGGTGCTGCGCCGCGGGATGCCCCGTGCGTGAGATCGAGGAAGCCTACAATCCCCGGAGCATAATAAGAAAGATTGTGCTGGGCCTCCGGGAGGAGGTCCTCAGAAGCGACTTCATATGGCTCTGCTCGGCCTGTTATAACTGCCAGGAGCGCTGCCCCCAGGAGGTGCGTATCACCGATCTGATGGTGGTCCTCAGGAACATGGCAGTAAAATGCGGCTTTATCCATCCCTCCTTCAGGAAGCAGGTGGAGCTTCTTGCAGGCACAGGGAGGCTTTACGAGATTGAAGACTTCGACAACAAGAAGAGAAAGAAATCGGCGCTCCCGATGCTTCGGAAGGAATTCCCCGAGGTGAGAGCCATCCTGGAGAAAAGCGGCATCATGGCCATGGTGTTTCCCAAAGAGGCCGGGAAAGCCGAGGAGGGGAAGAAGCTTCCCCAGGAAGATGAAAGAGGCCCTTCATGA
- a CDS encoding heterodisulfide reductase-related iron-sulfur binding cluster: MKYGLFMGCTIPVRATHYELSARRILERLGIEVSDIEGFSCCGFPLKSVDTHTAELIAARNLACASKEEMGICTLCSACTSMLTETALRLEEPDTKEKVNGALSEFGLQYEKPVKIRHFARLIVEEAGSEKIGSLVTRPLKGLRLAVHYGCHFTKPSEIYEGFDSAEIPRTIDGILALTGAETIAYSRKTSCCGGSLLGINEQIALSMAHGKLHDLKESGVDALVLVCPFCSVMYDDSQKKIETQFSEAYNLPVLYLSQVLGLAMGVEDKDLGFRLNKVSVQPLLEKISLRDAERR, encoded by the coding sequence ATGAAATACGGACTTTTCATGGGCTGCACCATCCCCGTGAGGGCTACCCATTACGAGCTCTCTGCCAGGCGCATCCTGGAGAGGCTTGGCATCGAAGTCTCAGATATTGAAGGATTTTCCTGCTGCGGCTTCCCCCTCAAGTCGGTGGACACCCATACTGCCGAGCTCATTGCGGCCAGGAACCTCGCCTGCGCTTCGAAGGAGGAGATGGGAATATGCACACTCTGCAGCGCCTGCACCTCCATGCTCACCGAGACTGCCCTCAGGCTCGAAGAACCTGACACGAAGGAAAAAGTGAATGGAGCCCTCTCAGAATTTGGCCTGCAATATGAGAAACCTGTCAAAATAAGGCATTTTGCCCGCCTCATAGTGGAAGAGGCGGGCTCCGAGAAGATTGGAAGCCTGGTCACCAGGCCCCTGAAAGGCCTCAGGCTCGCTGTCCATTACGGCTGCCATTTCACCAAGCCCTCTGAGATCTATGAAGGCTTCGACAGCGCCGAGATTCCCCGCACCATTGACGGGATACTCGCTCTCACGGGCGCGGAAACCATCGCCTATTCGAGAAAGACCTCATGCTGCGGTGGATCGCTGCTTGGGATAAACGAGCAGATAGCCCTCTCCATGGCCCATGGCAAGCTCCATGATCTGAAGGAGTCCGGCGTTGACGCGCTGGTGCTGGTCTGTCCTTTCTGCAGCGTGATGTACGATGACAGCCAGAAGAAGATAGAGACTCAGTTCTCGGAAGCCTATAATCTCCCGGTCCTTTACCTCTCGCAGGTCCTGGGCCTCGCGATGGGAGTTGAGGATAAGGACCTGGGATTCAGGCTCAACAAGGTGAGCGTCCAGCCACTGCTTGAAAAGATATCACTCCGGGACGCGGAAAGGAGGTGA
- a CDS encoding response regulator, translating into MKTILIVEDEQSDADQLVAALKPFSSKISIMSAGSGKEAMECLKKKPADLVLLDISLPGYISGSNLLFRQEFKELPVILVSKMEEIDLKVMKVKFQNIRGYITKPVDAEALRQAVSEALGI; encoded by the coding sequence ATGAAGACCATACTCATAGTGGAGGATGAACAGAGCGATGCGGATCAGCTCGTGGCGGCCCTCAAGCCCTTCAGCAGCAAAATCAGCATCATGAGCGCCGGCAGCGGCAAGGAGGCCATGGAGTGCCTTAAGAAAAAGCCCGCTGACCTTGTGCTCCTTGACATCTCTCTCCCGGGATACATCTCGGGAAGCAACCTCCTTTTCAGACAGGAGTTCAAGGAGCTCCCCGTGATTCTCGTCTCTAAAATGGAAGAGATAGATCTGAAGGTAATGAAAGTAAAGTTCCAGAATATCAGGGGGTATATCACAAAGCCCGTCGATGCGGAGGCTCTCAGGCAGGCCGTGTCTGAGGCGCTTGGTATCTAG
- a CDS encoding glycine cleavage system protein H gives MQIEGYDFPDGILYHGEHAWARIESPERVIIGMNDFFQKSAGEIVYVDLPFEDDEVEKGETCGKIQSGKWVGKLVAPLSGVVTEVNSALEDDPSLINKSPYGDGWIAVIKPSALEEAKAELLATAAAIESWLRTEIQKAEELKKR, from the coding sequence ATGCAGATAGAAGGATATGACTTCCCGGATGGGATCCTGTACCACGGTGAGCATGCCTGGGCCAGGATCGAGAGCCCTGAGCGCGTAATCATCGGCATGAACGATTTTTTCCAGAAGTCTGCCGGCGAGATTGTCTATGTCGATCTTCCTTTTGAAGATGACGAGGTGGAGAAGGGTGAAACCTGCGGGAAAATCCAGTCGGGCAAATGGGTGGGCAAGCTCGTGGCGCCCCTTTCAGGGGTGGTGACCGAGGTGAACTCGGCCCTTGAGGATGACCCTTCCCTTATCAACAAGAGCCCTTACGGTGACGGCTGGATTGCCGTGATAAAACCCTCGGCCCTCGAAGAGGCGAAGGCGGAGCTTCTCGCCACCGCCGCAGCCATCGAGAGCTGGCTGCGCACAGAGATACAGAAAGCCGAAGAGC